From Streptomyces zhihengii, the proteins below share one genomic window:
- a CDS encoding NUDIX hydrolase, producing MIERVRAILVTADGTMLVIRRTRPGIPEYWVLPGGGVEPGDESREAALHREIHEEIAGKADIIRLLHTMESDDERQLFYLARIATWSFEDRTGPEFSVGGRGEYALEEVPLTVEGLDGIDLKPEEIAHVLRRAISAGSLGAEASL from the coding sequence ATGATCGAACGAGTCCGCGCCATCCTCGTCACCGCAGACGGCACGATGCTCGTCATCCGTCGCACCAGGCCCGGAATCCCCGAGTACTGGGTCCTGCCCGGCGGCGGCGTCGAACCCGGCGACGAGTCCCGAGAGGCCGCCCTCCACCGGGAGATCCATGAGGAGATCGCGGGGAAGGCCGACATCATCCGCCTCCTCCACACGATGGAATCCGACGACGAGCGCCAGCTCTTCTACCTCGCCCGGATCGCGACCTGGTCCTTCGAGGACCGCACCGGCCCCGAGTTCAGCGTCGGGGGCCGAGGCGAGTACGCGCTGGAAGAGGTGCCGCTGACCGTCGAAGGCCTCGACGGCATCGACCTCAAGCCCGAGGAGATCGCCCACGTGCTCCGGAGAGCCATCAGTGCTGGAAGCCTCGGAGCCGAGGCATCGCTCTGA
- a CDS encoding DUF6243 family protein → MTDSKNINNPVGQGGGQRKKQSRAERQNNGPHRNRDRQSAADRKAELVRKMREKTGTAEGTAQPEATAPPAEDTAQN, encoded by the coding sequence GTGACCGACAGCAAGAACATCAACAACCCCGTGGGCCAGGGCGGCGGCCAGCGCAAGAAGCAGTCCCGCGCCGAACGCCAGAACAACGGCCCGCACCGCAACCGCGACCGCCAGAGCGCCGCCGACCGCAAGGCCGAACTGGTCCGCAAGATGCGCGAGAAGACCGGCACGGCCGAGGGGACCGCCCAGCCGGAGGCCACGGCGCCGCCGGCCGAGGACACCGCACAGAACTGA
- the sigJ gene encoding RNA polymerase sigma factor SigJ encodes MALSMDDVDRFEAARPRLEAIAYRLLGSAGEAEDAVQETFLRWQAADVGRIEVPEAWLTKVLTNYCLNQLTSARARRETYVGRWLPEPLLAGDPMLGPAETAEQRDSVSYAVLVLLERLSPGERAVYVLREAFGYPHREVAEILDITEAASQQIHHRAKKHVADGRTRTEIDEAAARRIVEEFLTAATSGRTEPLVRLLTQDAVSVGDGGGKIPARAKAFEGALAVATFLRGLFKPSDAKRAWIGGAPGIYASTANGGPAVVAVVDGRVVGITCLEVTPEGIVAVRSQVNPDKLLRATERWAAAHHGEAPLHTL; translated from the coding sequence ATGGCGCTGAGCATGGACGACGTGGACCGGTTCGAGGCCGCCAGGCCCCGGCTGGAGGCCATCGCCTACCGGCTGCTCGGGTCGGCGGGCGAGGCGGAGGACGCCGTGCAGGAGACGTTCCTGCGGTGGCAGGCGGCCGACGTCGGACGGATCGAGGTGCCCGAGGCGTGGCTGACCAAGGTGCTCACCAACTACTGCCTCAACCAGCTCACTTCGGCCCGCGCGCGGCGCGAGACCTATGTGGGGCGCTGGCTGCCCGAGCCGCTGCTCGCCGGGGACCCGATGCTCGGGCCGGCCGAGACCGCCGAGCAGCGCGACTCGGTGTCGTACGCCGTGCTCGTGCTGCTGGAGCGGCTGTCGCCCGGCGAGCGGGCGGTGTACGTGCTGCGGGAGGCCTTCGGCTACCCGCACCGGGAGGTCGCCGAGATCCTGGACATCACCGAGGCCGCCAGCCAGCAGATCCACCACCGGGCGAAGAAGCACGTCGCGGACGGCAGGACGCGCACCGAGATCGACGAGGCCGCCGCGCGGCGGATCGTCGAGGAGTTCCTGACCGCGGCGACCAGCGGGCGGACCGAGCCGCTCGTGCGGCTGCTGACCCAGGACGCCGTCTCGGTCGGCGACGGCGGCGGCAAGATCCCGGCCCGCGCGAAGGCGTTCGAGGGCGCGCTCGCGGTCGCCACGTTCCTGCGCGGCCTGTTCAAGCCCAGCGACGCCAAGCGGGCCTGGATCGGCGGTGCGCCCGGCATCTACGCGTCGACCGCCAACGGCGGGCCCGCCGTGGTCGCGGTCGTGGACGGCCGGGTCGTCGGCATCACCTGCCTGGAGGTCACCCCGGAGGGCATCGTGGCCGTCCGCAGCCAGGTCAACCCCGACAAGCTCCTCCGCGCGACCGAGCGGTGGGCCGCCGCGCACCACGGGGAGGCCCCGCTCCACACCCTCTGA